Proteins encoded by one window of Methanobacterium sp. CWC-01:
- a CDS encoding MFS transporter, translating to MDYQELKKDLLLVGILVSFLTPFVRSSINLALPALAFEFDLSAVFLTWISTVYLLVNAILYIPFGRIGDIYGRKRIFQYGLIIFTISSFISAFSPSGEIFLAFRVLQAIGNAMIFANLNAMISSAFPEKERGRAFGLTSMGVFAGLIFGPILGGAITEMVGWRTLFYLDTVIGLIAVFAITRFKHDWIDAEGEKLDILGSFILGLSLLAIIYGFSDFTNSYSLFLVIAGIMGLSLFYLVEKRVRYPLINLGLFSSRSFTFGNITAFINYGAFVSVGFILTLYLQYLKGYDPLTAGLIVSVQSIVMVLVSPFAGRLSDKIAPEKVSTAGMVLTTLGVALMTLINFENALYLGGCSLIIFGAGIGLFYSANTKVVLSAVDRRYFGVASATLSDVRSMGQIFGMGIIMIIISTIMGDVEIMPSNYPQLILSLRYALIALAVLSAVGIFTSLHKD from the coding sequence ATGGATTATCAGGAACTTAAAAAAGATTTGTTACTGGTGGGAATTTTAGTTTCCTTTCTCACTCCCTTTGTTAGATCATCCATTAATCTGGCCTTACCTGCTCTGGCTTTTGAATTTGATTTGTCGGCTGTATTTTTAACCTGGATCTCAACGGTTTATCTGCTGGTTAATGCCATCCTTTACATTCCCTTTGGTAGGATTGGGGATATCTATGGGCGGAAGCGTATCTTTCAGTATGGATTAATCATCTTCACTATCAGCTCATTCATATCCGCTTTCTCCCCTTCGGGTGAGATATTCCTTGCTTTCAGGGTTTTGCAAGCTATAGGAAACGCCATGATATTTGCCAATTTAAATGCCATGATATCATCCGCATTTCCAGAAAAAGAAAGAGGCCGGGCCTTTGGATTAACATCCATGGGTGTCTTCGCTGGGTTGATCTTCGGACCCATACTGGGAGGGGCTATCACGGAGATGGTGGGATGGAGAACCTTATTTTATTTAGATACGGTCATCGGATTGATAGCAGTTTTTGCCATCACCCGGTTTAAACATGATTGGATAGATGCCGAAGGAGAAAAATTAGATATCCTCGGATCATTTATTCTGGGCCTGTCTCTATTAGCTATAATTTATGGTTTTTCAGATTTCACCAATAGTTACAGTTTATTCCTGGTAATCGCGGGAATAATGGGGCTTTCCTTATTCTATTTGGTGGAAAAAAGAGTTCGTTATCCCTTGATTAATCTAGGTTTATTTAGTAGTAGAAGTTTCACCTTTGGAAATATCACAGCCTTTATAAATTACGGAGCATTTGTATCGGTAGGTTTTATCCTAACCCTGTATTTACAATATTTAAAGGGCTACGACCCTCTCACCGCAGGTCTGATAGTTTCGGTTCAATCCATTGTGATGGTCCTGGTATCTCCTTTTGCGGGGAGGTTATCGGATAAAATTGCTCCGGAAAAGGTATCCACCGCGGGGATGGTGTTAACCACCCTTGGTGTGGCTCTTATGACCCTGATTAATTTTGAAAATGCTCTGTACTTGGGAGGCTGTTCCCTTATTATTTTTGGAGCGGGTATAGGTTTATTCTATTCAGCCAATACCAAGGTGGTCCTTAGTGCCGTGGATAGAAGGTATTTTGGAGTTGCCAGCGCCACCTTGAGTGATGTGAGGTCCATGGGCCAGATATTTGGGATGGGCATCATAATGATAATTATCTCTACGATTATGGGAGATGTGGAAATTATGCCCTCCAATTATCCACAACTAATTTTAAGCCTCAGATATGCGCTGATTGCCCTGGCGGTTCTAAGCGCAGTTGGAATTTTCACCTCATTACATAAGGATTAA
- a CDS encoding amidase yields MNLVEYSKCDGVALADLVRRGEVSPTELALLLLEAVEKINPQINAVLEIYQDRVEALDDQKISDGPFSGVPFLMKDIGASEGGRLQESGSKLMQGHVAVNDSFLTTFFKNAGLTLLGRTTTPEFALGISTESELVGVTNNPWNLDIMSGGSSGGAAACVAAGIVPLAHGSDNGGSLRIPASACGLVGLKPSRGRVTLGPDIGELWPGMLQEFVVTRSVRDTALMLDAVSRPVLGDPFIIRQPPGPYAQELNKKPEKLRIAWTVDPWHPDGSVDLEVVQSVEHVVCECERAGHELVQDSPVFDYEEYLHAVCVAWAYGMYMGLDMVAAGMGRKVSPETIEPVMWSFYEYSQGLTTADMFMAEFVLNKFRRIFGNFFQQYDLLLTPTLNQLPEPHGKYSKMRTDLDYESYMGLCEETKVHTSAANVTGQPAITLPLGESRSGLPIGIQFMARFGEEETLIRLASWLEKEMPWQDRIPPIHVSH; encoded by the coding sequence ATGAATTTGGTAGAGTATTCGAAGTGTGATGGTGTGGCGCTTGCTGATTTAGTCCGGAGGGGGGAGGTATCACCAACAGAACTTGCACTTCTTCTTTTGGAAGCCGTTGAAAAAATCAACCCTCAAATCAATGCCGTCCTAGAGATCTACCAGGACCGGGTCGAAGCTTTGGATGATCAGAAAATATCGGATGGACCATTTTCTGGGGTTCCCTTCCTGATGAAGGATATTGGTGCCAGTGAAGGGGGACGGCTTCAGGAAAGCGGATCTAAACTCATGCAGGGACATGTGGCAGTTAATGACTCCTTTTTGACTACGTTTTTTAAGAATGCGGGTTTAACATTATTGGGCCGCACCACAACTCCTGAATTTGCCTTGGGAATTTCAACCGAATCTGAATTGGTGGGTGTGACTAATAACCCCTGGAATCTAGATATCATGAGTGGTGGTTCCAGTGGTGGGGCGGCAGCCTGTGTCGCCGCTGGTATTGTGCCCCTAGCCCATGGTAGTGATAATGGTGGTTCACTTCGTATTCCCGCCAGTGCTTGTGGTCTAGTCGGATTGAAACCCTCCCGTGGACGGGTGACACTGGGCCCTGATATCGGAGAGTTGTGGCCTGGGATGTTACAAGAGTTTGTGGTGACTCGGAGTGTCCGGGACACGGCTTTAATGCTGGACGCAGTTTCCAGGCCGGTACTTGGTGATCCTTTTATCATAAGACAGCCTCCTGGACCCTATGCCCAGGAATTGAATAAAAAACCAGAGAAGCTGCGAATAGCCTGGACCGTGGATCCCTGGCACCCTGATGGCTCCGTGGATTTAGAAGTAGTCCAATCTGTGGAGCACGTGGTTTGCGAATGTGAAAGAGCGGGACATGAATTGGTTCAAGACAGCCCAGTTTTTGACTATGAAGAGTATCTTCACGCCGTATGCGTAGCCTGGGCATATGGAATGTATATGGGATTGGATATGGTTGCCGCAGGGATGGGTCGGAAAGTAAGCCCAGAAACTATAGAACCGGTGATGTGGTCCTTTTATGAATACTCCCAAGGGCTTACCACTGCGGATATGTTCATGGCTGAATTCGTCTTAAACAAATTCCGACGAATCTTCGGAAACTTCTTCCAACAATACGACCTGTTACTCACCCCCACCTTAAACCAATTACCAGAACCACACGGAAAGTACTCCAAAATGCGCACCGACCTGGACTATGAGAGTTATATGGGTCTTTGCGAGGAAACTAAAGTACACACCTCAGCGGCCAATGTAACCGGACAACCAGCCATAACCTTGCCTCTCGGAGAGAGCAGGTCAGGTTTACCCATCGGCATCCAGTTCATGGCCCGATTTGGAGAGGAAGAAACACTAATACGACTAGCTAGCTGGCTTGAAAAGGAAATGCCCTGGCAGGATCGAATTCCACCCATCCATGTAAGCCATTAA
- a CDS encoding nucleoside deaminase codes for MDKFMKTAIKEAEKGLNEGGIPIGSVLVHKGEIMGRGHNRRVQNGSAILHGEMDALENAGRLRGAVYRECVLYTTLSPCSMCSGAILLYKIPKLVIGENKTFKGEEELLRSRGVELEVLQDPCCIDMMSNFIKLHPELWKEDICQ; via the coding sequence ATGGATAAATTCATGAAAACAGCTATCAAAGAAGCTGAAAAAGGATTAAATGAGGGAGGTATTCCCATTGGATCCGTGCTGGTCCATAAGGGTGAAATCATGGGCAGGGGCCATAATAGGCGAGTGCAAAATGGTAGTGCAATTCTTCACGGTGAAATGGATGCCTTAGAAAATGCGGGGCGTCTTCGAGGTGCTGTTTATCGCGAATGTGTTCTATATACTACTTTATCTCCCTGCTCCATGTGTTCAGGTGCTATTTTACTTTATAAGATACCAAAACTAGTAATTGGTGAGAACAAAACATTTAAAGGTGAAGAAGAATTGCTTCGTTCCAGAGGAGTTGAATTAGAAGTACTTCAAGATCCTTGCTGTATTGATATGATGTCTAATTTCATTAAATTGCATCCGGAGTTATGGAAGGAAGACATTTGCCAATAA
- a CDS encoding alpha/beta fold hydrolase produces the protein MSEKRINNVEKGNYYLVNGLNMYYEIHGAGKPLVLIHGAFGSIKTNFGNLLPAFKETRQVIAVEMQGHGHTADIDRPLSHEQLADDVAGLLRYLNIENADIYGYSLGGDVTIQLALRYPDLVRKIVFSGGPSYHPDGFYTEFLESDKMMKPGKPWKEYYDSIAPNPSDLSIVAQKIKKMTHAWKGVPNVDLKSLNAPALLIIGDSDIVRLDHVVDMFKILGGGVPGDLVGIPNSQLAVLPGTTHASLLKRTHWLLSMIMEFLDAPLPK, from the coding sequence TTGTCCGAAAAAAGGATAAATAATGTAGAAAAAGGTAATTATTACTTAGTGAATGGCTTAAATATGTATTATGAAATTCATGGCGCGGGTAAACCGCTTGTCCTGATTCATGGTGCATTTGGATCCATCAAAACTAATTTTGGAAACCTTTTACCAGCTTTCAAAGAAACAAGGCAAGTTATCGCGGTAGAAATGCAGGGTCATGGTCACACTGCGGATATTGATAGGCCTCTTTCACACGAACAGCTGGCAGATGATGTAGCCGGACTTTTACGTTATCTAAATATTGAAAATGCAGATATTTATGGATATAGTTTAGGTGGAGATGTGACTATACAGTTAGCCCTGCGATATCCTGATTTGGTGCGTAAAATTGTATTTTCAGGGGGACCCAGTTACCACCCCGATGGTTTCTACACTGAATTTTTAGAGTCCGATAAAATGATGAAACCTGGAAAACCATGGAAAGAATATTATGACAGCATCGCACCCAACCCTTCAGATCTTTCTATTGTAGCTCAAAAAATAAAGAAAATGACTCACGCATGGAAAGGGGTTCCTAATGTAGATTTAAAATCACTTAACGCACCAGCACTGCTAATTATAGGAGATTCTGATATCGTTCGTCTTGATCATGTAGTGGATATGTTCAAGATCCTTGGTGGCGGTGTTCCAGGAGATCTGGTAGGTATACCCAATTCTCAACTGGCAGTACTCCCTGGCACTACACACGCTTCACTTTTAAAACGTACCCATTGGTTACTTTCCATGATCATGGAATTTTTAGACGCACCCCTGCCAAAATAG